The genome window AAGACAAGCTTTCGAAGTCGGGCCGCCGTTTACATTCAACGCACCCCCTACGCACACGCTGTGACACCGTCTGCGATCGGCCGTGCCCGCTACGACATTTCCAATGTACGAGAACTGCTCCCAGTCCGACCGTGTCTGGGTTCAACTCCGGGTTCCGGTCCCAGTCCCAGTCCGCCGCCACGTTGGGTGCCCGCATTGCGAGGGACGTCTCCCCGGGATACGGTCGCGCTCGCGGGCCGCAGTAGGGGCATCCGCTGTTCCCCTTGTGTAGCGCGGCTGACAGCACGCGAACGCTGCTCTGGTACCGGTGACCGGTTGGACAGATGAAGTCGATGGGCACTGTGGTTTCCTCGTCAATCTCGTCGATCGTCTGGGTTACGGGTGGGCGAATTGCCCGACTGATGATCTCCGCGTGGAGCCGATCGCTTGGCATCGAATGGAGCATGTCGATTGTTCGCGAGAACGGTTCAAGCGGCCGCGCGACGGGAGCCAGGCCGACAGATCGGAGCAGATCGTGAGCTCCCGGAAACAGATCATGCGGCCCCGACTTCGGGCACGCCAAACCCATGAGCGTTTCGTGCACGGCTCGGAGAACGGGCCGCAGAAGCAGCCAAAGCCGGTCGGTAATCACAGCGGGGTTTTCGGTGATTGCCGCGGCTACCGCTGCGTGCAGTAACCCGTGCGACTCGGCGTAAGTTCTGCTTCGATCGCAAATCGTCGTGATCAGGCGTTCGTCTGTGATTAGGTGAAGTGCGAACACAGCTTGTGGGAAGACATCCACGTCGCGCGATCGTCGTCCGCTGCAAGCTGCCCAGTATCGCGCGATCCGGGTCACTTCTCTGTAGAGAGAGCCGTTGACCCGCTGAGCCTCCACCAACTTCTGAAGGCACGCATCGGCGGTCGAGTGGTCGGCGCTGATGAGGGCGTGATCTTCTGGCCGGACACCCGGCGCGATCCAGAGACGATGGATCGCGCACACAAAGGGCCCGAAATGCGGAACCTGTTCGATTGCTTCGCCGTTTGAGCACAGCCGGCAGACCCACCGGTCTTCGAGGCCCATCCGGCAACGGCTGCATTCGGACCCGTCATCGTGACGCAGCGGAGACAAGAACGCGTCGCTTTCTTCCCGTAGCCCACCAAACTCACACGCGAGCCGCCGGCGAGCCGCCCCGATCGGAATGTTGTCATGCTTGCGGATCTCCGCGGCGATGGCTTCAACCTTCACCTCGAGGTTGTTTTCCCGGCATAGGCGCGTGGTGAAACTCTCGACGGTCTCGTAGTCGTGCGGAGCTATTCGAAGCGGCAGTTGCCTCTGGACGCTACGCGGCATGAGCTGAGTCCGTTGAACGCCATCCGCCAGTTGCTTCTTCTGTCGACATATCGAGGTCGATCTTGTCCATGAGCGCGAGAGTGAGCTCCTCGTTTTCGGGCCTTTTTGCTGTAGCGATGGCGTATTGAGCGCTTTCGCGGAGTAACTGGTTCAGCGGTCCGATGCCGCCGCGGGTGCGGTTGTAGAGGTAGTCCGAGAAGCCCGTGAGCTCCTGCGGGCTCTGAGCGAGGAGCCGCAGCTCGCTGCCGAATGCCTGGACGATTCCTCGCCAGACGACCTTGTGTTCCGATGTGGTGTAGCCGTAGTTGTCGATGAGCTGTTGCCGGAACCGACCGCGAACCTGCCTGTCGCGGCTCGTTCCGCTGAAAATTGCACCCTGATGGATGTCAATTCCTGCGTAGATGAAGGTCGCGTGGATCGAGTTCGAGAGGTCTTTGAGGAAGTCGACCGTTTTGGCTGAGTCTCGATTGCCGCCTTCGAGGTTGTGGATCTCGTCAACGATGACGAGCACCGTTCGCCGGCCGTTGAGCTGAGGGACGACGAAGCGCTTCATCATCTCGACGGTGTCGGATTTTCGGGGGGTGTAGCCGAAGAACTCGCAGAAGCGGCCCAGCATGGCCTTCACGGTGGTGCCTTCCGGGACGTTCACGAAAGCGACCGGAATGTCGCCGTTGGCTTCCCACTCGGAGTGATTGCGGGTGTAGTCCTGGAAGACGATCCGCGCGGTGTTGAGAATGGCAGTTGTCTTGCCCATGTTGCTTTCCCCCGACACCAGTACTCCCTGTCGGCCCCACTTCTTGCCGCGATTGGTTCGCATCGTTGAGAGGGTGGACATGGCGATGCGTTCCAGCTGCGGCGTGATCACGGTGATGTCGGTGCTGAGGTAATCGATCCTCTCTTCCTTGTATTTCGCGCAGTCGGCTTTGCTCAAGCGCGTGTACCCATCGATGGTGAGCGCGCGCGGTGCGGGCGTCTTGTTTCGGAGGAACGCCGTGAGACCGAGATGGTTGTTCAGATCGTTTTCGTCGGCGGTGTGCTGCTGGTCAGTGTTCATTAGAAGAAGTCTCCAAGTCGGTCAGTAAGGGGCGTGCTGGCGTCGTAGGTCTCGAGTTCGTCATCTTCGGAGTCGTCGAACGCAGGAGTGAACGGGGTGGGGGCGGCGTCGTTGTCGTGCACTGGGATCGAGATCCCCTGCAGGTTGCGGAGCTCTAGGTCCATCTCGTTACGAGCGTGCTTGCGAGTGTCTGGGTTCATTGTGAGGACGACCGATCGGGTGATGTCTCGGGCTTGTTCGCGACTCAGCCCGAGGTTGCTGTTCACGAGGTGGTCTGCGGCGCGTCGCATCGAGCGTGTGAACGGTTTGATGAAGGCGTCGCCGTCCATCCAGTCGCACTGGATCCATCCGCCGTTCTTGTGGTCTTCGACCCAGACAGCTTTGGGGTTGCTCGGATCTTCGCGAACGTTGTAGCTGAGCTTGCCGCGGCCGCCCGGGCCGGGGACGTCCCGGTAGGGGTTCAGCTTCACGGAGTCATAACGTCGGTAGCCGATCTGGATGCCCTTGGTAGTGATCTTCCGTTCGGTGATTGGCAGCATCCGGATGTAGTCGTCGCCGGTACGCGGGACGGGTACGAAGTCGTCGGTGAGGTTGAAGAACGACATGTACGCCATGTTCGGGGTGAGGCGGATGCTGGGGTCGTATGGGTCGCGTAGCCCTTCTGTGAACGTGTTTTGCCAGACGATGGTTATCCAGCGCTCGGAGAGGGTGAGAAGCGTGTAAATGTCGAGTAGACCTGGCTCCTTCTCTGGCGACTCGCCTCGGTTCTTCACGCTGTTTCCCTTGTAGCCGGGGAGGTGCTGGGCGAATCCCACGTCGATCGTGCGGAACGCTCGTTCGACCATGCCTTTGTCGTAGGGGGTCTTGGGGCTTGCCTCGGTGATCGTCACACCAAATTGTTTGCAGGCGGATACGAACGCCGCGGAGAGGTAGTCCATGCCGTGGTCAGTGACGATGCGCTCAGGCACGATGAACGGCTGGTTCACATTCAGCTTGGCGGCGCGATCGGCCGTAAGGCTGGCCGCCCACGGCATGGTCGGAGCGTCGATCTCCTCGAAGCCGGGGACGGGCCGCAGCTCTTGTGGGACGAAGCAACGACTGAGCAGCAGGGCGTGGTCGTAGCCGCGAGTCGCGTATGGGTTCACCGCCACCCCGATGATGCTGCGGGTGGCCTTGTCAATGATGATCGTCAAGACGACGCGAATCGGGTTGCCGTCTCGGTCGAGGACGACGATGTTGAACGGGCTTGAGTCGATCTGGCATTCGCTTCCGGGTCGGACGGGCGGCCGCGAGTTGTGCATCTTCCGTGGTGCGCTGGTCGCTGTCCGTCGTAGCTTCGCGTCATCGAGGGGGTACATGCCCTGGGAGAGTCGCTTCACGTAGACAGCGATGGTTTTCTCGGTCGGGATTTTGATCTCCTCGCCAGGGTGGCGCTTCGCCAGTTCCTCTTTGACCCTCCCGATGAGGCGTGTGCCAGTTCCGGTCGCGAGGTTCCTCTCTTCGCTGACGACATGCGCAATCGCATCGATCAGGCGTGGGTCTGCGTTTCCGAGGGGTTTCGTGGGTCTAACCTTCCGCTTGTCTACGAGGCCAGCTCGGCCGAGCTTGCGGTAGTTGCTGATGTGACGTTCGAGCGTCCGTGGCTTGATCTCTTTGTCGGCGGCTTGGCTAAGCTCCCTCGACTTGGTCGCGATTCGTCCAGACAGCGTGGTCATCGCCGGATCGTATTCCGGGCGGATCGTGTCGCCTCGGAACGGTTTTGCCTCGATGATCTCCAGGATGTGGGCTTCGAGAATGACGAGCTCCTGGTTGTTCTCGTCCTTGTCGAACGCGTGCAGTTCGGCAGCGCCGAAGGTGGTGAACTCTGGCGGTGTCGCCAACCGGTGGGGCAGGTCCGTCACCGCGCAGATTTCAACCTCCTGGGTGTCTTCGTTTCGCAACCGAAGTGCGCGGCCGCTGATGCCGACGAGGATGTAATTGCCGTCCACGAATTCGTACCGTTGCCCGAGTCGTAAGCCACGATTCATGCGTTCTCCTCCCGGCTCTGCACCCTCAGTCCATCCGGGCGGTACCCGCGGACGTGGAGACCGCCCCGGGTCTTCCAGATCGCTCGCTCGAGCGCAGTTGGCTCTACGCCAGCACGGAAGGCGGCGGAGTCGACCCCGAGGCCGTTGAGGGTTGCCCAGTCGTTGAAGAGCTGGTTAGGGCCGGTAGCGCTATTTTCCCGGCTGCCGAC of Leifsonia shinshuensis contains these proteins:
- a CDS encoding DDE-type integrase/transposase/recombinase, with the protein product MDGNYILVGISGRALRLRNEDTQEVEICAVTDLPHRLATPPEFTTFGAAELHAFDKDENNQELVILEAHILEIIEAKPFRGDTIRPEYDPAMTTLSGRIATKSRELSQAADKEIKPRTLERHISNYRKLGRAGLVDKRKVRPTKPLGNADPRLIDAIAHVVSEERNLATGTGTRLIGRVKEELAKRHPGEEIKIPTEKTIAVYVKRLSQGMYPLDDAKLRRTATSAPRKMHNSRPPVRPGSECQIDSSPFNIVVLDRDGNPIRVVLTIIIDKATRSIIGVAVNPYATRGYDHALLLSRCFVPQELRPVPGFEEIDAPTMPWAASLTADRAAKLNVNQPFIVPERIVTDHGMDYLSAAFVSACKQFGVTITEASPKTPYDKGMVERAFRTIDVGFAQHLPGYKGNSVKNRGESPEKEPGLLDIYTLLTLSERWITIVWQNTFTEGLRDPYDPSIRLTPNMAYMSFFNLTDDFVPVPRTGDDYIRMLPITERKITTKGIQIGYRRYDSVKLNPYRDVPGPGGRGKLSYNVREDPSNPKAVWVEDHKNGGWIQCDWMDGDAFIKPFTRSMRRAADHLVNSNLGLSREQARDITRSVVLTMNPDTRKHARNEMDLELRNLQGISIPVHDNDAAPTPFTPAFDDSEDDELETYDASTPLTDRLGDFF
- a CDS encoding zinc-ribbon domain-containing protein, producing the protein MPRSVQRQLPLRIAPHDYETVESFTTRLCRENNLEVKVEAIAAEIRKHDNIPIGAARRRLACEFGGLREESDAFLSPLRHDDGSECSRCRMGLEDRWVCRLCSNGEAIEQVPHFGPFVCAIHRLWIAPGVRPEDHALISADHSTADACLQKLVEAQRVNGSLYREVTRIARYWAACSGRRSRDVDVFPQAVFALHLITDERLITTICDRSRTYAESHGLLHAAVAAAITENPAVITDRLWLLLRPVLRAVHETLMGLACPKSGPHDLFPGAHDLLRSVGLAPVARPLEPFSRTIDMLHSMPSDRLHAEIISRAIRPPVTQTIDEIDEETTVPIDFICPTGHRYQSSVRVLSAALHKGNSGCPYCGPRARPYPGETSLAMRAPNVAADWDWDRNPELNPDTVGLGAVLVHWKCRSGHGRSQTVSQRVRRGCVECKRRPDFESLSFTAHNPVASAQFRPELNDGKTLDGVRAFSTQVFTWQCELGHLWSVACSSRSKGNGCPICRNRVLLVGFNDLQSREPSVAKDWDYERNNGLTPKDVIYCSSKLRHWRCSRGHRYSASPASRSRDVTGCPYCSGSRVDGSTTSLRARFPEVARQLHPYLNSFAADEVTAGSQKSAIFACDAGHLYIRVIHTRTRRGLGCTVCA
- a CDS encoding TniB family NTP-binding protein; translation: MNTDQQHTADENDLNNHLGLTAFLRNKTPAPRALTIDGYTRLSKADCAKYKEERIDYLSTDITVITPQLERIAMSTLSTMRTNRGKKWGRQGVLVSGESNMGKTTAILNTARIVFQDYTRNHSEWEANGDIPVAFVNVPEGTTVKAMLGRFCEFFGYTPRKSDTVEMMKRFVVPQLNGRRTVLVIVDEIHNLEGGNRDSAKTVDFLKDLSNSIHATFIYAGIDIHQGAIFSGTSRDRQVRGRFRQQLIDNYGYTTSEHKVVWRGIVQAFGSELRLLAQSPQELTGFSDYLYNRTRGGIGPLNQLLRESAQYAIATAKRPENEELTLALMDKIDLDMSTEEATGGWRSTDSAHAA